One window from the genome of Streptomyces cadmiisoli encodes:
- a CDS encoding helix-turn-helix domain-containing protein, whose protein sequence is MSSEAREWVWEHSSSRGAARLVLLSIADRVADEQCISWASLSSLAKRTRASVSTVREAVERLLLAGELEQLDDLVGPQRSTVYRMPLAAEVVAQAQREQQEQEDSDTAADEPAGPAKLRLSALRRYGIRPREVPESPARVRNPAVPETGRSRRKPAQRRTGHRHSDVPATGTQNRSEPDLNRRYSSSGAAVLPAAEWQVDSATHTWARQQGHLDRLGEQGLRAADAKWRVHRAGHAPRAAEAWAADWRAWVAREHAPSRPNLYAVPGKNTAVPGGMTRTEAHTAALLAALDEPTGTEG, encoded by the coding sequence ATGAGCAGCGAAGCCCGCGAGTGGGTGTGGGAGCACAGCTCCAGCCGAGGAGCCGCGCGCCTGGTCCTGCTGTCGATCGCCGACCGGGTGGCCGACGAGCAGTGCATCTCCTGGGCCTCGCTGTCCAGCCTGGCCAAGCGCACCCGCGCCTCGGTCTCCACGGTGCGCGAAGCCGTCGAGCGCCTGCTCCTGGCCGGCGAGCTGGAACAGCTCGATGACCTCGTGGGTCCGCAGCGCAGCACGGTTTACCGCATGCCTCTCGCCGCCGAAGTGGTCGCCCAGGCCCAGCGAGAGCAGCAGGAGCAGGAAGACAGCGACACAGCAGCAGACGAGCCCGCGGGCCCCGCGAAGCTTCGGCTCTCGGCTCTGCGGCGGTACGGAATCCGCCCGCGTGAGGTGCCGGAATCCCCCGCGAGGGTCCGGAATCCGGCAGTACCGGAAACCGGCAGGTCGAGGCGGAAACCGGCACAGCGACGTACCGGCCACCGGCACAGCGATGTACCGGCTACCGGCACACAGAACCGTAGTGAACCTGATTTGAACCGGAGGTACAGCAGTAGTGGTGCTGCCGTCCTCCCGGCTGCCGAGTGGCAGGTCGACTCCGCTACCCACACTTGGGCCCGCCAGCAGGGACACCTCGATCGCCTCGGCGAGCAGGGCCTGCGGGCCGCCGACGCGAAGTGGCGTGTACACCGGGCGGGCCATGCTCCGAGGGCGGCGGAAGCCTGGGCTGCCGACTGGCGCGCCTGGGTCGCCCGGGAGCACGCTCCCAGCCGACCGAACCTCTACGCCGTGCCCGGCAAGAACACCGCCGTACCGGGGGGCATGACGCGGACGGAGGCCCACACCGCCGCCCTGCTTGCCGCCCTCGACGAGCCGACCGGAACGGAGGGCTGA
- a CDS encoding zinc finger domain-containing protein: MDRREIAALLAYIGRLDPRTIRTDQGEARDQLAQWHELLGDVPMATPHGWDVRVAARQHIRTSPYQILPADVARPWESYRRDRLARHSDPTPSVDPDDQAAWTAELAGNRRAVAAGTAQPAQARAITSGRDGVDPKLEARLREIGSCIPPAARAALAPYRPARAAREAAVAQGMPDALSVRCEWCLAQPGEPCRRRRIGPDGGARGTAPRATPHPGRLDLATAQQAQHTEQAQQPALA, from the coding sequence GTGGATCGCCGCGAAATCGCAGCCCTGCTGGCCTACATCGGCCGACTCGACCCCCGCACCATCCGCACCGACCAAGGCGAGGCGCGCGACCAGCTCGCCCAGTGGCACGAGCTGCTCGGCGACGTGCCGATGGCCACCCCGCACGGCTGGGACGTCCGCGTCGCCGCCCGCCAGCACATCCGCACCTCGCCGTACCAGATCCTGCCCGCGGACGTGGCCCGCCCCTGGGAGAGCTACCGGCGCGACCGCCTGGCGAGGCACTCCGATCCCACGCCGTCCGTCGACCCGGACGACCAGGCCGCCTGGACCGCAGAGCTGGCCGGCAACCGCCGCGCCGTCGCCGCCGGCACGGCCCAGCCCGCGCAGGCCCGAGCAATCACCAGCGGTCGCGACGGAGTCGACCCGAAGCTGGAGGCGCGGCTGCGGGAGATCGGCTCCTGCATACCGCCCGCCGCCCGAGCAGCCCTCGCGCCCTACCGACCCGCCCGCGCAGCCCGTGAGGCCGCTGTCGCGCAGGGAATGCCCGATGCCCTGAGCGTGCGGTGCGAGTGGTGCCTGGCCCAGCCCGGCGAACCATGCCGCCGCCGAAGGATCGGCCCCGACGGCGGAGCCCGCGGAACCGCCCCGCGCGCCACCCCGCACCCCGGCCGCCTCGACCTCGCCACCGCCCAGCAGGCCCAGCACACCGAGCAGGCCCAGCAGCCCGCCCTGGCCTGA
- a CDS encoding WhiB family transcriptional regulator: protein MRHITTHDAPATGLRGIADTSWHTRAACHGMDVEDADAVFFPGPRDHEEIAEAKELCGWCPVRRECLDFALENVLKEGVWGGLTEAERRPLHDGLHQRLDYRRVTAFFQGRDVHLTEAERQVVIDHAYVRGWQPDRLAAALQISHKHARDLLRQAANKVLDRDRNYGVPRPKKKRKRTSKTKGAPAPAAPGTQQPAGRPAASPPTHAPLGKAA from the coding sequence TTGCGCCACATCACCACCCACGACGCGCCAGCCACCGGCCTGCGCGGCATCGCAGACACCAGCTGGCACACCCGCGCAGCGTGCCACGGCATGGACGTCGAAGACGCCGACGCCGTGTTCTTCCCCGGGCCCCGGGACCACGAGGAGATCGCGGAGGCGAAGGAGCTGTGCGGCTGGTGCCCCGTACGCCGCGAGTGCCTGGACTTCGCCCTGGAGAACGTCCTCAAGGAGGGCGTCTGGGGCGGCCTCACCGAAGCCGAGCGGCGCCCGCTGCACGACGGACTGCACCAGCGCCTGGACTACCGGCGCGTGACCGCCTTCTTCCAGGGACGCGACGTGCACCTGACCGAGGCCGAGCGGCAGGTCGTCATCGACCACGCCTACGTCCGGGGCTGGCAGCCCGACCGGCTCGCCGCCGCCCTGCAGATCAGCCACAAGCACGCCCGAGACCTGCTCCGGCAAGCCGCCAACAAGGTCCTCGACCGCGACCGTAACTACGGCGTGCCCCGCCCCAAGAAGAAGCGGAAGAGGACCTCCAAGACCAAGGGCGCCCCCGCGCCCGCAGCTCCCGGCACGCAGCAGCCGGCAGGCCGCCCGGCAGCGTCGCCCCCGACGCACGCCCCTCTCGGAAAGGCAGCATGA
- a CDS encoding mobilization protein, giving the protein MIKSAAAQCNLSVAGFLARSALAAARDLNRTSAEIADEREVITALFDSRRRLGWAGSNLNQAVKALNSGADVPQLEAAVAAVRRAADTAHEAATRLIGHHGS; this is encoded by the coding sequence ATGATCAAGTCCGCCGCCGCCCAGTGCAATCTGTCCGTCGCCGGGTTCCTCGCCCGCTCCGCGCTCGCCGCCGCCCGCGACCTCAACCGCACCAGCGCCGAGATCGCCGACGAACGCGAAGTCATCACAGCCCTGTTCGACAGCCGACGTCGGCTCGGCTGGGCCGGCAGTAATCTCAACCAGGCAGTCAAGGCGCTCAACTCCGGTGCAGACGTTCCTCAACTCGAAGCGGCCGTCGCCGCCGTACGGCGTGCCGCCGACACCGCCCACGAAGCCGCCACACGGCTGATCGGGCACCACGGCTCATGA
- a CDS encoding relaxase/mobilization nuclease domain-containing protein, with amino-acid sequence MIPSVNPSGSDTRGLLYYLYETGKYEDHTDPHLVASFDGMSPDPGRHPSATLTDLQQLLDQPVMALAKHARPAKHVWHTSVRADPGDRILSDEEWADIARRIVAATGIDPGDGQPGCRWAAVRHADDHIHIVATLVTEDGHRPDDFRSGARAQAEARLIEKELGLHQVAPGDGTAAQRPTSAERHKAERQGRERTAREELRETVRRAVAGARSDEEFFDRLATAGLLIRKRAAPSGDLLGYKVALPDDLNKDGEPVFYPGARLAPDLSLPRIRERWAGDAQDVPAARREDAIRTEPGSPAAARRGAASAVWQAVLVVEHGEDAVAAAHIAAAGEVLDALAKTSAAHTRRELRDAATAFERASRSHVRAVRGHDRALRQAARDLVHSGPALGRGEDGATTAMAIDMLFFLITAAAHWHARKGHAQQAEAATRAAAHLRTAYQAAAAQPLGVLYQRGRRLSRPMLQRQTVLLREALPELAEQILAEPGWYALAATIAEAEAAGHDAAVLLSDVAGRRELGTADSVSDVLVWRMRRTADLPADASHLPETSTAGRRSATRGTTTRPSAPGRQRSGEDTSRKTL; translated from the coding sequence ATGATCCCCAGCGTCAACCCGTCCGGGTCGGACACCAGAGGTCTCCTCTACTACCTCTACGAGACCGGCAAGTACGAGGATCACACCGACCCCCATCTCGTCGCCTCCTTCGACGGCATGTCCCCCGACCCCGGACGCCACCCGAGCGCCACCCTCACAGACCTCCAGCAGCTCCTCGACCAGCCCGTGATGGCCCTCGCCAAGCACGCCCGCCCGGCCAAGCACGTGTGGCACACCTCCGTACGCGCCGACCCCGGCGACCGGATCCTGTCCGACGAGGAGTGGGCCGACATCGCCCGCCGCATCGTCGCCGCCACCGGCATCGACCCCGGCGACGGACAGCCCGGCTGCCGTTGGGCCGCCGTACGCCACGCCGACGACCACATCCACATCGTCGCCACCCTCGTCACCGAGGACGGCCACCGCCCCGACGACTTCCGCTCCGGCGCCCGCGCCCAGGCAGAAGCCCGGCTCATCGAGAAGGAACTCGGCCTCCACCAGGTCGCCCCCGGTGACGGCACCGCAGCCCAACGGCCCACCAGCGCCGAACGCCACAAAGCCGAGCGGCAGGGTCGCGAGCGCACCGCCCGCGAGGAACTGCGCGAAACCGTACGACGGGCGGTGGCCGGCGCGAGGAGCGACGAGGAGTTCTTCGACCGGCTCGCCACCGCCGGCCTCCTGATCCGCAAGCGCGCCGCTCCCTCTGGCGACCTCCTCGGGTACAAGGTCGCCCTGCCCGATGACCTGAACAAGGACGGCGAGCCGGTGTTCTACCCCGGCGCGCGCCTGGCCCCCGACCTGTCGCTGCCCCGCATCCGCGAGCGCTGGGCCGGTGACGCGCAGGACGTTCCGGCTGCCCGGCGGGAGGATGCGATCCGTACGGAGCCGGGCAGTCCGGCCGCCGCACGCCGCGGGGCAGCCTCGGCCGTGTGGCAGGCCGTGCTCGTCGTCGAGCACGGCGAGGACGCGGTCGCCGCCGCCCACATCGCAGCGGCCGGCGAGGTCCTGGATGCCCTCGCGAAGACCTCCGCCGCCCACACCCGCCGCGAACTGCGCGACGCTGCAACGGCTTTCGAACGGGCCTCGCGCTCTCACGTCCGCGCCGTGCGCGGGCACGATCGAGCCCTGCGGCAGGCCGCCCGCGACCTCGTCCATAGCGGCCCGGCCCTCGGCCGCGGCGAGGACGGAGCCACCACGGCCATGGCTATCGACATGCTGTTCTTCCTCATCACCGCCGCCGCGCACTGGCACGCCAGGAAGGGGCACGCCCAGCAGGCCGAGGCCGCTACCCGGGCCGCCGCGCACCTGCGCACCGCCTACCAGGCCGCCGCCGCCCAGCCCCTAGGCGTGCTCTACCAGCGCGGCCGACGCCTGAGCCGACCGATGCTCCAGCGGCAGACCGTGCTGCTGCGCGAGGCACTGCCGGAGCTGGCCGAGCAGATCCTCGCCGAACCCGGCTGGTACGCCCTGGCGGCGACCATCGCGGAAGCCGAAGCCGCCGGACACGACGCGGCCGTCCTTCTGTCCGACGTTGCCGGCCGCCGCGAACTCGGCACCGCGGACTCCGTCAGCGACGTGCTCGTGTGGCGGATGCGGCGGACCGCCGATCTGCCCGCCGACGCCTCCCACCTGCCCGAGACCAGCACCGCAGGGCGCCGGTCCGCAACGCGCGGGACGACCACCAGGCCCTCCGCGCCCGGCAGGCAGCGCAGCGGAGAGGACACATCACGTAAGACCCTGTGA
- a CDS encoding DUF317 domain-containing protein codes for MEAPLYPDFPPDSSTPHSGQPAFWVGPRHLAGDDGCLYDVVADALAGLGWTSLTIVRGRHEPDEAPEDRQVLRSTVLHVSPDALRWAQWGLADEPFHLGELPIAWQISARAEASSPLAQWSAYFTRDVPGEAVVDFLVALDASDQPAVPLAGSELVLDAVATHGWFRDIDQPQAAATDPTFTSHISLGDVPPLIQDADPQALSAEDDETGPAGWQAWAEPALGAPCLWAASFAASVPHDLVAAFAASLSSTAPVLRRVLPEATQERLLRAPAI; via the coding sequence TTGGAGGCGCCCCTGTACCCCGACTTCCCGCCCGACTCGTCCACCCCGCACAGCGGCCAGCCCGCGTTCTGGGTCGGCCCCCGGCACCTGGCCGGTGACGATGGATGCCTCTACGACGTCGTCGCCGACGCGCTCGCCGGCCTGGGTTGGACGAGCCTGACGATCGTCCGCGGACGGCACGAGCCGGACGAGGCACCGGAGGACCGCCAGGTCCTGCGCAGCACCGTCCTGCACGTCAGTCCCGACGCCTTGCGCTGGGCCCAGTGGGGCCTGGCGGACGAGCCGTTCCACCTGGGCGAGCTACCGATCGCCTGGCAGATCTCCGCCCGAGCCGAGGCGAGCAGCCCGCTCGCCCAGTGGTCGGCCTACTTCACCCGTGACGTCCCCGGCGAGGCGGTGGTCGACTTCCTCGTCGCGCTCGACGCAAGCGACCAGCCTGCCGTGCCGCTCGCCGGATCCGAGCTGGTCCTTGACGCAGTCGCCACCCACGGATGGTTCCGCGACATCGACCAACCCCAGGCGGCGGCGACGGACCCGACGTTCACCTCGCACATCAGCCTCGGCGACGTCCCGCCCCTCATCCAGGACGCCGACCCGCAGGCCCTGTCCGCCGAGGACGACGAGACGGGACCGGCCGGATGGCAGGCGTGGGCCGAGCCCGCGCTCGGCGCACCGTGTCTGTGGGCGGCATCGTTCGCCGCCAGCGTCCCGCACGATCTCGTCGCCGCCTTCGCCGCCTCCCTCAGCTCGACCGCACCGGTCCTGCGGCGGGTACTGCCCGAGGCCACCCAGGAGCGCCTCCTGCGCGCGCCGGCCATCTAA
- a CDS encoding DUF317 domain-containing protein, which translates to MTVAPAGPGFSTTVEALRPREWQLGPGQPTLVMEQFSAEDFHLIVDDRADVHVSSKDGRFYLGWFPLGRPGTDGEGWKIAVTGTAQVRGYHLSFDTETPADIVAATVASVLETSRRL; encoded by the coding sequence GTGACCGTAGCCCCTGCGGGCCCCGGTTTCTCTACCACCGTCGAAGCCCTGCGACCGCGGGAGTGGCAGCTGGGCCCCGGTCAGCCGACCCTGGTCATGGAGCAGTTCTCCGCCGAGGACTTTCACCTGATCGTCGATGATCGCGCGGACGTGCACGTCAGCTCCAAGGACGGCCGGTTCTACCTCGGCTGGTTTCCGCTCGGCCGCCCCGGCACGGATGGCGAGGGATGGAAGATCGCTGTCACCGGAACCGCCCAGGTCCGCGGCTACCACCTGTCGTTCGATACCGAGACGCCGGCCGACATCGTCGCCGCCACCGTAGCGAGTGTGCTGGAGACCTCACGCCGCCTCTGA
- a CDS encoding DUF6615 family protein, translating into MKHIHHVIENLMAGRPEACHLAKALAKQARATHRRMARARAVGFEAYETTLTDLLLTELAHVDPRFWRVVRFKPHEERGNGADWEWWIQRSDLSWVRLWIQAKRLYHPGERYEELKRKVRRGSDGRIWQSRLLVEAARREGRNGSVLPVPLYAFYNCLQGKRAEPWPCKRLEPCQQQPLLGITIAPAQQIDELIVKGKNGYRDVLAESKPLSCLVHCPTVWSGHPQDSYASTLLMGMEWLHTNDVLPSAPSLPGRIEEALETDDEVVAEESDPRIALITGHAALPGARMDEVPPGLADLRERFDLRALEQQGWRETT; encoded by the coding sequence GTGAAGCACATCCACCACGTGATCGAGAACTTGATGGCTGGGCGGCCGGAGGCGTGCCACCTGGCGAAGGCCCTGGCCAAACAGGCTCGTGCCACGCACCGCCGCATGGCGAGAGCACGTGCCGTTGGGTTCGAGGCTTACGAGACGACCCTCACCGACCTGCTTCTAACGGAGCTTGCGCATGTGGACCCGCGATTCTGGCGGGTGGTTAGGTTCAAGCCGCACGAGGAGCGAGGGAACGGCGCCGACTGGGAGTGGTGGATCCAGCGGAGCGACTTGTCGTGGGTGCGTCTCTGGATTCAGGCCAAGCGCCTCTACCACCCCGGCGAACGCTACGAGGAACTCAAGCGCAAGGTCCGGAGAGGATCAGACGGCAGGATTTGGCAGAGTCGGTTGCTGGTTGAGGCCGCGCGACGGGAAGGCCGGAACGGTAGCGTCCTGCCGGTCCCGCTGTACGCCTTCTACAACTGCCTGCAGGGTAAACGGGCTGAGCCATGGCCGTGTAAGAGACTTGAGCCGTGTCAGCAGCAGCCCCTGCTCGGCATCACGATCGCCCCTGCCCAGCAGATCGACGAGCTGATTGTGAAGGGTAAGAACGGCTACCGCGACGTACTGGCCGAAAGTAAGCCGCTGTCGTGCCTGGTGCACTGCCCGACAGTGTGGTCGGGGCATCCTCAGGACTCGTACGCCTCGACGCTGCTGATGGGCATGGAGTGGCTGCACACCAACGACGTCCTCCCTTCGGCTCCGTCTCTGCCTGGCCGCATCGAAGAAGCGCTTGAGACGGACGACGAGGTGGTCGCCGAGGAGTCGGACCCTCGGATCGCTCTCATCACGGGTCACGCGGCGCTCCCCGGTGCCCGCATGGATGAAGTGCCACCAGGGTTGGCCGACCTGCGGGAGCGGTTCGACCTGCGGGCACTGGAGCAGCAGGGGTGGCGGGAAACGACGTGA